One Candidatus Methylomirabilota bacterium genomic region harbors:
- the ispG gene encoding flavodoxin-dependent (E)-4-hydroxy-3-methylbut-2-enyl-diphosphate synthase, with product MSTPERRKTVAVNVGGVSVGGRRPIVVQSMTNTDTADVAATVAQVNALHAAGSELVRVTVNTDAAARAVPEIVRQVTVPVIGDFHYNGHVLLTKYPECARALAKYRINPGNVGAARHHDDNFRAIVQVAIDNGKPVRIGVNWGSLDQNLLTQMMDANAKSAEPLDARDVTMNAMVESAIQSAELAEQTGLPHDRIILSAKVSGVQDLVDVYRKLAPRSDHPLHLGLTEAGMGAKGIVASTAGLAILLQEGIGDTIRVSLTPKPNGDRTEEVQVAQLILQSLGLRSFLPLVTACPGCGRTTSTFFQEMAEEIQTYLRDQMPRWKTRYAGVEELKVAVMGCVVNGPGESKHADIGISLPGTFEEPKAPVFVDGALKLTLKGDTIVADFLKILDDYVERRYADRRQ from the coding sequence ATGAGCACACCGGAGCGACGCAAGACGGTCGCGGTCAACGTGGGCGGGGTGTCCGTGGGCGGCCGCCGTCCGATCGTGGTGCAGTCCATGACCAACACCGACACCGCCGACGTGGCGGCGACGGTGGCCCAGGTCAACGCGCTGCACGCGGCGGGCAGCGAGCTGGTGCGGGTGACCGTCAACACCGACGCGGCGGCGCGAGCGGTCCCGGAGATCGTCAGGCAGGTCACGGTCCCGGTGATCGGCGACTTCCACTACAACGGCCACGTGCTGCTGACCAAGTATCCGGAGTGCGCGCGAGCCCTGGCCAAGTACCGCATCAATCCCGGCAACGTGGGAGCGGCGAGGCATCACGACGACAACTTCCGCGCGATCGTGCAGGTCGCCATCGACAACGGCAAACCGGTCCGCATCGGCGTCAACTGGGGCAGCCTCGACCAGAACCTGCTCACCCAGATGATGGACGCCAACGCGAAGAGCGCCGAGCCGCTCGACGCGCGGGACGTCACCATGAACGCGATGGTGGAGAGTGCGATCCAGTCCGCGGAGCTGGCCGAGCAGACCGGCCTCCCGCACGATCGCATCATCCTGTCCGCCAAGGTCTCGGGGGTGCAGGACCTGGTGGACGTCTACCGCAAGCTCGCCCCGCGCTCGGACCATCCGCTGCACCTGGGGCTCACCGAGGCCGGCATGGGGGCCAAGGGCATCGTGGCGAGCACCGCGGGCCTCGCGATCCTGCTGCAGGAGGGCATCGGCGACACCATCCGGGTCTCGCTCACGCCCAAGCCGAACGGCGACCGGACCGAGGAGGTGCAGGTCGCGCAGCTGATTCTCCAGTCGCTCGGGCTCCGCAGCTTCCTGCCCCTGGTGACCGCGTGCCCCGGCTGCGGGCGCACCACCTCGACCTTCTTCCAGGAGATGGCCGAGGAGATCCAGACCTACCTGCGCGACCAGATGCCGCGGTGGAAGACGCGCTACGCCGGCGTGGAGGAGCTGAAGGTCGCGGTGATGGGCTGCGTGGTCAACGGGCCGGGCGAATCCAAGCACGCCGACATCGGCATCTCCCTGCCCGGCACGTTCGAGGAGCCCAAGGCACCGGTATTCGTGGACGGCGCGCTCAAGCTGACGCTGAAGGGCGACACCATCGTCGCCGACTTCCTGAAGATCCTCGACGACTACGTCGAGCGGCGCTACGCGGACCGCCGCCAGTAG